Proteins encoded by one window of Vitis vinifera cultivar Pinot Noir 40024 chromosome 10, ASM3070453v1:
- the LOC100258423 gene encoding probable disease resistance protein At5g66900 produces the protein MALETVGGVVLDKVIGELIKPFVDGGKKQAAFGDILQRVKSIIKLIGPTVRQIKKLSAELDRPKEESENLIQLFDEGEKLIQKCSKLNWWMPNRWKYANKLTAFYESLLRFFQFHMPLQQFMTNMEILAHLQSQFRYGTGGVSGQMGYLGSGGSRVSGEIGYLDPCNAPDPPDFMVGLDVPLKEVKKRLFKDDTSVIVVSAPGGCGKTTLVQKLCQDPDVKENFKDNIFYVTVSKVHNLKLIVRKLFEHNGFRVPEFQTDEDAINQLEQLLKNQARKAPILLVLDDVWKEPEFPLQKFAFKIPEYRILVTSRYEFPSFGSTYKLKLLNDEDAMKLFRHSAFLTDGDFMPDEDFDEDLVNEIVKRCGGFPLALQVIGGSLCGQPVEIWKSRLMEFSKGQSIFDSGKRLLDCLQLSLTSLDGEQKERFMDLGSFPEDQKIPVTALIDMWAELYKLDKNGVQAISNLHKLSLQNLLKLVVTRKDATEVDGYYDEAFVLQHDLLRDLAMHESSQEPMEQRKRLILDLSGNKLPEWWTEEKQPCFKARLMSISTDQMFSSSWCNMQVPEVEVLILNFQATENYTFPNFMKQMDNLKVLIVTNYGSSAAELINFSVLGSLSRLKRIRLEQVSIPTLCDTMVELKNVEKISLVMCKINQAFNSCAIQISNMLPNLLEINISYCSDLVGLPEGLCDLVHLKKLSISNCHKLSALPGGIGRLENLEVLRLHACTKLLGLPDSIGGLHKLTVLDITGCLRMAKLPKQMGKLCSLRKLYMRRCSGLRELPPSIMDLKQLKKVICDIETAELWEEHHFTNLKITIPEETIDLNWL, from the exons ATGGCTTTGGAAACTGTCGGAGGGGTCGTGCTGGACAAAGTTATAGGAGAATTGATAAAACCCTTTGTGGATGGAGGAAAGAAGCAAGCTGCGTTCGGTGACATCTTACAACGAGTCAAGTCCATTATCAAACTCATAGGGCCGACCGTCCGTCAGATCAAAAAATTGAGCGCAGAGTTGGATCGTCCAAAGGAGGAAAGTGAGAACTTAATCCAACTGTTTGATGAAGGCGAGAAGCTTATTCAAAAATGCTCTAAGCTCAATTGGTGGATGCCCAATCGCTGGAAATACGCCAATAAGCTTACTGCCTTTTACGAGTCTCTTCTTCGCTTCTTCCAGTTCCATATGCCGCTGCAACAATTTATGACCAACATGGAGATTTTGGCCCATCTGCAATCTCAATTCAGATATGGAACTGGTGGGGTTTCTGGTCAAATGGGGTATTTGGGTTCGGGAGGTAGTCGGGTTTCTGGTGAGATTGGATACTTGGATCCTTGCAATGCCCCTGACCCCCCTGATTTTATGGTGGGACTGGATGTGCCTCTGAAAGAAGTGAAAAAGCGGCTGTTCAAGGATGATACATCAGTGATTGTGGTATCGGCACCTGGAGGATGTGGGAAGACCACACTGGTTCAAAAACTTTGTCAAGACCCGGATGTTAAAG AAAATTTTAAGGACAACATCTTCTATGTCACCGTGTCCAAGGTGCACAACCTAAAACTCATAGTACGGAAACTATTTGAACATAATGGTTTCCGGGTGCCTGAGTTTCAAACTGATGAAGATGCAATCAACCAGTTGGAACAACTGCTGAAAAACCAAGCAAGAAAAGCTCCTATACTGTTGGTCCTTGATGATGTTTGGAAGGAACCTGAATTCCCTCTTCAGAAGTTTGCATTTAAAATACCAGAATACAGGATTCTGGTTACATCAAGATATGAATTTCCAAGCTTTGGCTCTACCTACAAACTGAAATTGTTGAATGATGAAGATGCCATGAAGCTTTTTCGGCACTCAGCATTCCTGACAGATGGGGATTTCATGCCGGATGAAGATTTTGATGAAGATCTTGTGAATGAG ATTGTGAAAAGGTGCGGGGGATTCCCTCTGGCCCTCCAAGTCATTGGCGGATCACTCTGTGGGCAACCAGTAGAGATCTGGAAAAGCAGACTGATGGAATTTTCGAAAGGTCAATCCATTTTCGATTCTGGGAAACGTCTTCTTGATTGCCTCCAACTTAGCTTAACTTCCTTGGATGGTGAGCAGAAGGAGCGCTTTATGGACCTGGGTTCATTTCCTGAAGACCAAAAAATACCTGTCACTGCTCTTATAGATATGTGGGCAGAATTGTACAAACTCGATAAAAATGGTGTGCAGGCTATTTCCAACCTTCATAAACTCTCCTTACAGAATCTGCTCAAACTGGTAGTCACAAG GAAAGATGCAACTGAGGTTGATGGCTACTATGACGAGGCCTTTGTCTTGCAACATGACCTTCTCAGAGACCTAGCCATGCATGAGAGCAGCCAGGAACCTATGGAACAAAGGAAAAGACTAATCCTTGACTTGAGTGGAAATAAGCTCCCTGAGTGGTGGACTGAAGAAAAACAACCCTGCTTCAAGGCTCGGCTTATGTCAATCTCCACAG ACCAAATGTTCTCTTCAAGCTGGTGCAACATGCAAGTGCCTGAAGTGGAGGTTCTGATACTCAACTTTCAGGCAACGGAAAACTACACATTCCCGAACTTCATGAAGCAAATGGATAATTTGAAGGTCTTAATAGTAACAAATTATGGTTCCAGTGCTGCTGAGCTGATTAATTTTTCAGTCCTCGGTTCTTTATCCCGTCTAAAGAGAATCAGGTTAGAGCAGGTTTCAATACCAACCCTCTGCGACACCATGGTAGAGTTAAAGAATGTGGAGAAAATATCCTTGGTTATGTGTAAGATCAATCAGGCTTTTAACAGTTGTGCCATCCAGATTTCCAACATGTTGCCGAATCTTCTGGAAATAAATATCAGCTACTGCAGTGACCTGGTGGGATTACCTGAGGGGCTCTGTGATTTAGTCCATCTAAAGAAGCTCAGCATCTCCAACTGCCATAAGCTATCTGCACTGCCAGGAGGAATCGGGAGGCTGGAAAATCTTGAAGTGCTGAGGCTTCATGCTTGCACAAAACTATTGGGATTGCCAGACTCAATCGGAGGCCTCCACAAGTTGACTGTTCTTGATATTACTGGTTGTCTTCGGATGGCGAAACTGCCAAAACAAATGGGTAAGTTGTGTAGCTTGAGAAAGCTCTACATGAGAAGGTGCTCAGGTTTGAGAGAGCTGCCACCATCAATCATGGATCTGAAGCAGTTGAAGAAAGTAATCTGTGACATAGAGACGGCCGAGCTGTGGGAAGAGCACCATTTCACCAATTTGAAGATAACAATACCCGAAGAGACTATTGATTTAAATTGGCTTTGA